Part of the Companilactobacillus zhachilii genome is shown below.
CACATTTTGCTTCACGTAATGCAATGAATATTGATGGCTTAGGTCCTAAAATTATTGAGCAATTATATACGAAAAAATTAGTTCAAGATGTGGCTGATATTTATAAGTTAACGGCTGATGATTTAGAAACTTTGGACGGCTTTAAAGAAAAATCAATTAACAACTTATTAACAGCGATTGATAACTCCAAGAGTAACTCGGTGGAACGTTTGATTTTTGGCCTCGGTATTCGTCATGTTGGTGCCAAAGCCGGCCGGATCTTGGCTGAAAATTTTGGTAGTCTGGATAAATTGATGTCCGCTTCCACAGAAGAAATCCTTGAAGTAAATACAATGGGTGAGATAATTGCAGATAGCATTGTAACTTATTTTGCTAATGATGATGTTCAAAAGCTGATTAATGAACTAAAATCAGTAAATATTAATATGAATTTTATCGGTAGTTCGAATTCTAATGAAACAAATAGTCACTTTACTGATAAAATAATTGTTATAACCGGAACATTACAAAATTATAAACGTTCACAATTGGCAGAGATGCTAGAAAATCTCGGTGCTAAGGTTACTGGATCAGTTACGAAAAAGACTGATATTTTGATTGCTGGTGAAAAGGCCGGTAGCAAATTAACTAAGGCACAACAATTGGGAACACAGATTATTGATGAAGCAACATTGTCTGATTATTTAGATGATGCCAAAGAGTAGGAGAACAGTTTTGAAAAAATTCTTAAAAACTACATCGTTATTGCTAATGTGCTCATTATTATTGGCTGCCTGTGGTAATTTACAAGATTCTAGCTTGTCATCTGGTGGTAGTGATTCATCTAAGAGCTCAGTTCAGACAACATCTGCCTCTGATTCTAGCAACTACGATGTTTTGTTAAGTGGTGGGAAATATAAAACTAGTCCAATTTCAGGACTGAATGCGGCTGATAATAGTAACCAATTTAATAGTCGCAGTTTTGAAAGTGGACTAATGAATTTGTCAAAGAAACAATTTTCAACAAATTCATATGTTTTCCAAGAAGGCCAAGTTTTGACTGCTAGTACAGTTACTGATTGGTTAGCTCGTAAATCTAGTAAGAATCCGTCAGGTTTGAATCCTGAATCTAATGGGTCAACTGATCCTAATAAACGAGCACCAATGTATTTCCAACAAATGCTTGAGGAAGACTATCTTCAAAAACAGGATGGCAAATATAAATTGGCAGGGATGTCGATCGGTATTGCGATGAATAAAATCGATTATTACCAAAAGAAGCAGTATGGGGCTACTTATAAGACAAGTATCTCTGAAGCTGAACAAAAAGCTCAAGGTGAACGTGTTGCCAAAGAA
Proteins encoded:
- a CDS encoding CamS family sex pheromone protein, with the translated sequence MKKFLKTTSLLLMCSLLLAACGNLQDSSLSSGGSDSSKSSVQTTSASDSSNYDVLLSGGKYKTSPISGLNAADNSNQFNSRSFESGLMNLSKKQFSTNSYVFQEGQVLTASTVTDWLARKSSKNPSGLNPESNGSTDPNKRAPMYFQQMLEEDYLQKQDGKYKLAGMSIGIAMNKIDYYQKKQYGATYKTSISEAEQKAQGERVAKEVVQRLRKNSKVGNIPIVVGLYSVAPADTLVGGTYFQYSISKSDGLGNWSDLGYKNQMLPTVNGDTAINSSDSDAFANFKTHIQNYFPNLSGVTAQAHYDGNNLKAMDVTINTQFDGLAQVTSFTQFVQTSAQKYLPSGANLDINIQTVDSQQAVVTRNNGKFYSHVYNAD